The DNA window CGGCCCCCAGCATCAGCATCAGTTCGGCAGGCGTAAGCCCCCAGAACTCGGACGGCCTCAATCCCAGCCCCCGGATGCCCGCGCGCATCAGCGCGCCCCAGTCAAAGCCCATCGTGTTTCGCCTCGGGCAGGGTGAAGGCCCGCGCCAGAAGCTGCGCGGCAGCCTGAGCGGCGGCGATCGGGCCGCCCCCGATATCTGCCTCGGCCAGATCGGAGGTCGTTCCCTGCCAGCCGCCGCCGCGCAACCCGGCAAGCAAAAGTGCGATCACGTCGCGGGTCGCGAAATGCCCCTCTTCGTAGCGCTCGATCAGCGCAAGCAGCGTATCGGCGCCCAGCGCCGCCTCCAGTTCGGCCAATGCGCCGAGCGTAAGCTTGAGAACCTGACGCTCTCCGTCGACCATCAGCGCCACTTCTCCTGCATGGGGATTTGGCATGGTCACATCGCCGTAAAGCTGAGGACACCGGCCGAGGCGAGCGTCATTTCATAGGTGGCCTCGCCATTATGGCTGCCGGCATATTCCAGGCTGCTGACCTGAAACCGCCCTTCGACGACCCCGAAATCCGGGATCACCAGCTGGAAAAGCGGCGTGAGACCGTCGAAGAAGACCTGCCGGGCACGGGCATCGGTCTCGGCATCCTTGAAGACGCCCGAACCGCTGATCGTGGCGGTCTTGACCCCCGCACCGGCCAGCAATTCACGCCAGCCCCCCTGGCTTTCCAGGCTGGTCACGTCGACCGGCTCGGCATTGAAGCTGATGCGCGAGGCCCGCAGCCCCGCGAAGGTCGAGAAGTCTCCCGAGCCGGAGAGGTCGACCTTGATGAGAAGATCCTTGCCGTTCTGCGCCGTCATTTCGCGTACTCCACATGTGTCATTCAATCGTCCTCGACCCGGACGGAGAACCGCAGGTCGATGCGACGCTGATCCTTCGCGCCGACGCGCCGGGCACGGGCGCGGTCGAACCAGAGCCCGACCACCCTCCCCCGGGCGAGCGCGAGCGGCGCCGCGGACAGGGCGTCCGAGATAGCTCCGGCGGCAGCCTTGGCCCGGGCGAACCCGCTCTCCTCGCTGACAACCGAGATCGTCACGCGGTGCAGAGCCCCGTCCGCGCCCTTGTCGGACGCGTCGCGGACCTCTTCCGGCCCGAGGCTCACATAGATCGGCGGAAGACGCCCCGCAGGCATCGCGTCGAAGATCGCATCCCCGACGATGGCAGTAATGGCGGCATGCCCCGAAATCCGCTCGAAGATCGCGGCCTGCAGCGCCGCCGCCATGCCATAGCTCATGCTGCGATCTCCTCTTCCGCGTAGCAGGCCAGATAGAGGCCGCGCGCGTCATGCTCGGTCACCGCATGGATGTGAAAGACCCGCGCGCCTTCGCGGAACCTCTGCCCGGCCGCGGGCCGGGAAGGCGCACCGGGCGGAGCGCCCCGGACCACGACCCGGTAAAGCACCCGCGACAAGGCCAGTTCCTCGCCGCCCCGCTCGCCCGCCATGCGCGGGCTCATCTCGGCCCAAAGCATACCGCGCGGCACCCAGGTTTCGGAAAAGCCGCCCGCGCCATCGGCGACAGGAACCGGCACCTCGAGAACCAGCTGCCGGTTCAGCATCGGTATCCGGCTCATCGTGGACCTCCCGCCGTCAGACGCAACGGCCGCCAGCGATCGGTAAGCGCCACGACACCGAACGGCATCGCGCCTTTGCCAGTCGGCTGCTCGACCCGGTTTTCGTAGTAATGCGCGGCCAGCAACAGCACCGCATGGCCCAGATCCTCGGGCACCGCCTCCCAGTCCGGGCCGAACCCCGCCTCGAAGTCGATCCGTACGCGGCCCTCGAAGGGAATGCCGGGCATCGTGCCCCCCGTCCCCCGCAGCTGCGGCGCATGGGTGTCGGTCACCAGCCGGTAGCGGGCGGGCGGAACCGCAACTGCGCTGCCATTTCGGTCAACGACCCGGATTTCGGTCACGGCCCGCACCGGGGCAACCGGCAAGCCCTGCCGGTCGCTCTGGCGCCAGCAATGCAGCTCATAGCTGAAACTGCGGGCGATCAGGGCCTTTCCGGTCCGCGCCTCGACCGCCGCGATGGCGGCCCGGAGCAGCGTCTCGAGATAGGCGTCCTGGTTTTCCTCTCCGGCAAATCCCGTCCCCAGACGCAGCTGCGCCTTGAACTGCGCAAGCGGAAGCGCCGCTCCGGGCACCGTCGTCTGCTCGATCAGCATCATCTTGTGGTTTCTCCGCTTTGCCTTGCTGCAAGGACGACGCGCGCAGCCCCGTCCCGCCCTGCCGGAGGGACCGACCGGACAGGGCCTTGCGGGGCTGCGCGCGCCTCACCGCCCCGAGACCGGGGACCGGTGTGGATGCGGTGCCGGATCGCCTGCGATCACGACACCGAGAACTTCAGCACCTTGATGGCGGCAAAGTCGCTGACATCACCGCCGACGCGCTTGGTGGCGTAGAACAGCACATGCGGCTTGGCCGAGAACGGATCGCGCAGCACCCGCAGATCGGGCCGCTCGGCCACGGCATAACCGGCCTGGAAATCGCCGAAGGCGATGGCCGTCGCATCCGCCGCGATGTCGGGCATGTCCTCGGCGATCAGCACCGGATAACCCAGCAACCGCGCGGGCTCGGCCGCGGCCAGCCCGTCCGACCACAGGAACCGCCCGTCGGCATCCTTCATCTTGCGAACGGCCCCGGCGGTCTTCGAATTCATCACGAATGTCGCGTTGGCGCGATAGACCGCGCCCAGCGAGTAGACCAGATCGAGGATCGCATCCGAAGGCGCGGCCACGTCGAAATCGCCATCGGCACCGGTCGCGACATAGCCGAGACTGCCCCAGGACCAGGAGGCCTCGGCAACCTTGGGATGGTCGAGAAAGCCCCGCGGCTTGTCGATACCATCGCCCGAGATGAAGGCGGCGGCCTCGGCCCGGGCGAACTTGTCGGCAATCCGTCCCGCCAGCCAGCCCTCGATGTCGAAGGCGCTGTCATCCAGCAGCCGCTGGCTGATCTTGGGCATCGCCGACAATTCGTGCAGCGGGATCGTCACCCGCTCGATCTGCGGCGTCGAGGTCTCGACCTGGCTGCCGGTCTCGCTCGACCAGCCCGACCCGGTATCCGAATGATCGACCAGCACGTCATAGGAACTGGCCTCCACCGTGACCACCTGCGAGATCGAGCGGATCGACGCCGTGGAGGTCAGGACCGACTGGATGCTGCTGGCGGTTTCGGGATCGATCAGATAGCCGCCATCGCCGGCCACCGCGGTCGACATCGCCTTGGCCTCGACTTCGATCCCGCGCAGAGCGTCATCGTCGCCGGTTCTCAGATAGGCGCCGAAGGCTTTCTTGTGAGGCACTTCGATCTCGGCGGAACGGGATAGAACGGGGCGCCCCGCGGTAACTTGCGATTTCCGGTCGAACATGGTCAGTCGCTCTTCCTGTTGTTTGAGTCTTGATTTGATTTCGGACTGGAAGCTGCTGAAATCTTTTATGAAATCTTCCAGTGCCTCACGTATTTCCATAGCTGGGCCACGCCCCCGCCCGGTCTTGACTTCGGTCTCGGTCATATCGCTTGTCCTGTCTGGGAACGGTCTTGCCGGCATCGGGGCGTTACCCCTCGGCCAGCACATGACGGGCGCCCGCAAAGGCATCCGCCAGATCGCGCAAGAGCGCCTCGGCACTTTCTTCCGTCTTGGTGCCGACCCGCGCATCGGCAAGCATCGGGAAGGTCACCAGCGACACTTCCCAAAGCTCCAGCTCGGCAAGCAACCTGTGCCCGCTTGCATCCTTGCTCGCACGCCTGGTGCGGTAGCCGATCGACAGCCCGTCGATCGCCCCGGCCGCGACCAACGCCGCCGCCTCGCGGCCGCGGGTCACATCGGTCAGGATCCGGCCCTTGACGTAAAGCCCGCGCGCATCCTCGCGAACCTCGTCCCAGACCCCGATCGGCTCCGACGGATCATGCTGCCAGAGCATTTTCACCCGCCGTCCCTCGGCCGCCATCTGCTGCAACGAGGCCCCATAGGCACCGCTCTGAACGATGTCGCCTCCGAAATCGGTGGCCCCGAAGACCGAGGCATAGCCCTCGATCACCGCACCCTCCTTCAGCGCCAGCGGCAGGGCATCGTTCTTGCAGAACTTGTGCTCGAGCGCGCTGCCAACGTCGTACTCCTTCATCTGGTCTGTCCTCTTCGCTGCTATGGGACGGAGATGGCGGCCAGGATCGAGGCGATGCCTTCGGCAAGGATCACCGCGACGATCCCGTAAACTGTCAGCCATACGCGCTTTTCGATCTGGTCCAGCATCTCCTCGATGCGTTTCAGCCGGTATTCGAGTGCGCTCCAGCGCTCTTCCATCACCCGCTCGCTGGCCTCGATCCGGATATGCGTCGCATCGAAGGGGGCGTAGAGAAACCGCGACCCCGATCTTGGCTGGGTCACCCTCGCCCCCCTTCCGGGCGCCTCGGCAACCCGAGCAGCGCGCGCTTCTCGTCTTCTGTCAGGAACTCGGCTTCTGAGATTCTCTTCCATTGCGTATCCCGCTCGGCGGCCAGCGCCGGCACCTGGTCGAGATCGGGTTTGAGAGACACCGCCGAAGAGCCGAAATGGGCAAGAAACTCGGCCAGGGCTCCGGTGACCTTCGCCACCAGGGGCACCACCGTCAGCCGATAGAAAGCGCGGTTGGCCTCCTGGTAATTGGCATAGGTCGCCTCGCCCGGAATTCCCAGAAGCATGGGCGGCACACCGAAGGCCGTGGCGATCTCGCGAGCCGCAGCCTCCTTGGTCTTCTGAAACTCCATGTCCGAGGGCGAGAAGCCCATCGGCTTCCAGTCGAGGCCGCCTTCCAGCAGCATCGGCCGTCCGGCATTCGCCGCCCCCTGGTGATAGGACAGCATCTCGTCCTGCAGCCGCGCATATTGCTCTTCGCTCAGCATCGACTGGCCGTCCGAGCCATTATAGATGATTGCGCCCGAGGGCCGGGCTGCATTGTCCAGCAGCGCCTTCGACCAGCGCGAGGCGGCATTGTGCACATCGACCGCGGTCGCGGCGGCCTGCATCGGCGACAGGCCGTAATGGTCGTCCTGCGGATGGAAATTCTTGATATGGCAGATCGGCGGCACCGGCCCGGTCATGTCGAAACGATGCTTGCGCGCGCCGACCATGTAGTCATAGGCGACGGGCCATCCGTCTGTCCCCGGCACCAGCCGCATCCGGTCCGAGCGCAGCACATGCAGTTCGAAAGGCAGCCCGGTCTCGCCGCCCACCGCCTCGAGATAGCCGTTCCCCGAAAGCAGGAGCTGGCCGTAAAGCGCCTCCATCAGCTCGGCGCGGCCTTGCGCCGGATTGGGCCGCCTGAGCAGCTCCATCACCGGATGCGTTTCGTACCGCCTGTCCTCGTCCTGGCAGATCAACGGCAAGGCCGCCGCGGATTCCGCGATCAGCTTGACCGCGCGAAAGCCGACGGGATTGGCATTGAACCCCGCCCTGATGAGCGAGCCCGTATCGCGCGGCGTCCAGGCCGCGCGGCCCGCTCCTGCCCAGGCGATCACAGGCCCCGTGGCCGAGGCCTTGGTCTCGGGCAGTGTTTCCGTCGCTCGGCGGAACAGGTTGAATTTCATCGCCAGTCATCCTCCGTTTTCGGTCGGCTCCGCCGGCGGCCGGACGGAAAGAAAAGGCCCGCCGCCCGGGTCATCCCCCGGGGACGGGCCGATCCCGGCCGTTCCGTGTCGCCCTGCGGGCTGTTCTGTCGGTCTAAAGGCCCCGCACGCGCGGCCGGCGCCACTGCGCGGCAGGCGCGATCATCAGATCGTTGATCGCCCAGACCAGGGCATCGACCCGGTCCGGGCTGCCACGGCCCTCATAGCCATGCGACGTCATGTGACACATCTGCTCCTCGAGCAGCTGCAACCCCCTGAGATGCCTGACGCGCCCCTGTTCGTAGAGCGCCGCCACGGGCTCGGCCCGGACGATCTTGCTTCGCGTCGCCCGAACCGCGCGGAACGGCACCATCGCGTCGAGCTGCCGGATCATGGTCTCGACCAGATCGCCACCCTGATTGACCTCGGCGACCAGGCGATCAGCCGAATGGCGTTCCATGGCCTCAAGCGCGATCTTTGCCCAGACTGTGGGCGCGGCGCCCGCCACGCTCGCATCCTCCAGCACGTAAGCGCTCCAGCTCTGGGGCGGCCCCTGCATCCGGACCCCGGCCACGACGATGCCGCATTCATCCGAGCCGGCATGGCTCGACACCGGCGGATCGACCGCCACCACGATCCGGTCGAGCTCCGGGGCCTCATCGACCCGCAGCGCCTCCAGCCGGGCAAGCGTCCAGAGCGCGCTTTCGGCCTCTTCCAGCAGAATGCCGTCCAGCTCCTGCCGACCGAGCCGGGTGCCGGAATAGCGCGTCCGCACCGCCTCCAGAAACGAGGCCGCAAGATTGGCGCGGTTGGCCTCGGTCGGCGCATGGGTGACGACCGTCTTCGGGTTCGACAGGATGGATTTAAGCACCGGTACATTGCGCGGCGTCGTCGTCACGCATTGCTGCGGTGCCTCGCCCAGCCTCAGCCCGAACTGAAGCATGTCCCAGGTTTCCTCGGCCCGTTTCCATTTTGCCAGCTCGTCCGACCAGGCGGCATCGAATTGCGGCCCACGAAGCGAGTCCGGATCATGCGCCGAGAAGACCTGCGCCACCGCGCCATTCGGCCAGACCAGTCGGCGCCGCGTCGCCTCCCAGTTCGGCCGCCGGTCGGGCGGCGAACAGGCCAGAATGCCGCTTTCGCCGAACACCATGACCTCGCGCGCCTCGTCGATCGTCTCGCCGACCAGCGCCACCCGGCGCGCCCGGCCTTCATCCAGCGGCCGCGCCCCCTCGACCTGCGCGCGAATCCATTCCGAACCGGCCCGGGTCTTGCCCGAGCCGCGCCCGCCCATGATCACCCAGGACCGCCAGTCGCCCTCGGGAGCAAGCTGATGCGGCAAGGCCCAGAATTCGAAAAGGTAGGGCAGCGCCAGCAGCACCGCTTCATCCATCCCCTCGAGAAACGCTGTCTGCGTCTCGGGCGGAGCGCAGGCGATCCAGTCGGCGCCTGACTTCAAGGCGCGCCTGATCAAGGTCGAGTGCCTGGATTCCTCCGTCGGAACCGGATTCCGCATTGAGCCGCCTTTCCACCCGCTGTCGTTCATCAAACGCAGTCTGGGCCGCTTTTCCGAGATCGTTCAGCGCCCCCCGCAGCATGCGGGCGCGCTCGGAATTGCCGGCCTGGATTTCTTCGATCAGGTCATTCAGGGCACGGATCATGCGCCTGTAATGTTCTTCGGCTTCCTCTAGCACCGCCCACGCTGCCGCGTCGCCCGCTGCAGGTGAGAGATCGTCTGTCATCGCGTCTGCCTGATTGACCTGCCTATTGCAGTGAGAAGACAAAGAAAAAGCGGCCTCCGGGGGTCTCCCCGTGCCGCCAATCCCACGTCTTCCAGCTTGCCTGAAGGTATATTCCAGACCGCGCGCAAAGTCAAGATGTTTATTATTAACAATGGGTTAATTCAACAGTCCCGGTCAGGCGCTCCGCCGCGGAAACACCGCTCAGTCCAGCGCCATTTCCGCGACATCCTCCGGCACGATCAACGCGGCAGAGGTCGCCGCAAGGATGTCATCGACCGTCACGCCCGGCCCCCGCTCGCGCAGAACAAGACCCGCATCGCCGGGCTCGATCACCGCCATCTCGGTCACGACCAGGCTGACCCGGCGCGTCGCGGTCAGAGGCAGCGTGCATTCCGGCACGATCTTCGGCACGCCCTTCGCGCTATGGACCATCGCCACGATCACCCGGCGCGCCCCCGTGACCAGATCCATCGCGCCGCCCATCCCCGGCACCATCTTGCCCGGCACCATCCAGTTGGCAAGATGGCCCTTTTCGTCCACCTGCAGCCCGCCCAGCACGGTCATGTCCAGATGCCCGCCCCGGATCAGCCCGAAGCTCATCGCGCTGTCGATCGAGGCGGCCCCGGGCACCGCGGTTACGAAACCGCCGCCCGCATCGGTCAGGTCGCGGTCCTCCATCCCGTCCGGCGGCCGCTGGCCCAGCCCGATCACCCCGTTCTCGGCCTGAAAGAAGACATGCATGTCGTCGGGCACGAAATTCGCTACCATCGAGGGCAGGCCGATCCCCAGATTGACCAGCATCCCCTCGCGCACCTCCTGCGCCACGCGGCGGGCGATCACTTCCTTGGCGTCCATCAGACCAGCCTTTCCAGAATGTGGTCGACCAGCACCCCCGGCGTCTTGACCGCGTCGGGCGGTATCATCCCCACGGGCATGACGTGATGCGGCTCGGCAATCACCGTGTCGGCGGCCATCGCCATCACCGGATTGAAGTTATGCGCAGTCAGCGTGTATTCGAGATTACCGACATAATCGCATTGCCGCGCCCCGATCAGCGCGAAATCGCCCCGGATCGGCTTTTCCAGCAGATAGGTCCTGCCATCGACCTCGACCGTCTGCTTGCCCTCGGCGACGACGGTGCCAAGCCCGGTCTCCGTCAGCACGCCGCCAAGCCCGACACCGCCCGCGCGGATGCGCTCGACCAGCGTGCCCTGCGGCACCAGCTCGACCTCGAGATCGCTGGCGATCATCTGGCGTTGGGTCTCGGGATTGAGGCCGATATGGCTGACGATGCATTTCGCCACCAGCCGGGCGTCGATCAGCTTGCCGATATCCTGACCCGGCCGCGCGGTATCGTTGGCAATGACGGTGAACCCGCCCACGCCACGCACGACCAGCGCATCGATCAGCCGATGCGGCGCGCCGACCCCCATGAATCCGCCGATCAGCAGGACCGCCCCCTCCGGGATCATCTCTGCGGCCTCGGCCGGTTTCAGGGCCCGTTTCATGCAGCGGCTTCCGCACGCCGCGCCAGCATGTCACGCGCGGCCCGCGCGATCACGATCTCCTCGTCGGTCGGAATGACCAGAATGCGCACCCGGCTGAAATCGGTCGAGATGATCCGTTCGTTGCGCATGTTCCGCCCCTCGTCCAGCTCCATTCCGATCCATCCCATGCCGGCGCAGACCTTGTCGCGGATCAGGGACGAGTTCTCGCCGATGCCACCGCAGAACACCATGGTGCTGATCCCGCCCAGGGCCGCGACCAGCCCGCCAAGCTCGCGGCGGATCCGGAACACGAAATAGTCGATCGCCTGGCGCGCCTCCTCGGTCCCGGCAGCCTCGAGCGTGCGCATGTCATTCGACAGCCCCGACAGGCCCAGAAGCCCCGACTTGCGATAAAGCTCGTCCTCGATCTCGGCCGGCGTCATGCCCTCGTTTCTCAGCATGTACAGCAGCACGCCCGGGTCGAGCTGACCGCAGCGCGAGCCCATCGGCAACCCGTCCAGCGCCGAGAACCCCATGGTCGAGGCCCGGGACTGCCCGCCCATCAGCCCGCACATCGAGGCGCCGTTGCCCAGATGGGCGACCACGGTACGGCCCATATGCAGATGCGGCGCGGTCTCGCGCAGGGTCTCGGAGATGTACTGATAGCTCAGCCCATGGAACCCGTAGCGCCGCACGCCCTGTTCGTAATACTTGCGCGGAATGGCGAAGGTGTCGTTGACCCAGGGGTGGTTGCGATGAAAGGCGGTGTCGAAACAGGCCAGCTGCATCGCCTCGGGGAACAGCTTCAGCGCCGCGCGCACACCCGCCAGATTATGCGGCTGATGCAGCGGAGCCAGCGGCTCGAACTGCGCAAGCCGCGTCATCACCTCGCCCGTCAGCTCGACCGGCATGTCGTAATCGGGTCCGCCATGCACCACCCGGTGCCCGACGGCGTCAAGCTCGGCCTGCGGACGCTGTTCCTTCAGGAATTCGACGGCCCGGGCCAGGGCCGTCTCGTGATCGGGCACATGGTTGCGGCCGAATTCGCGGTCAACCAGTACCACCCCGTCCTGGCGCTTGGCCTTGAGGCGGGCACGCTCGCCGGGACCGATCCGCTCGATCGAGCCGACGATGCGCGGGTCCGGATCGTCGGCCGCGCCGTTCAGACGGAAAAAGCCGAATTTCAGCGAGGAAGAGCCCGCATTGAGGGTCAGAACATGCGACATGATCCTACTCCGCCGCCCGCCGGGCCGGGAACAGACCGTTCAGCCGGGCATTGTGCAGCGTCGCCACCGCACAGGAGGCCAGCCGCGCCTTGTCGTCATCCGACCGTGAATTGAGTATGATCGGCACCTTCGCCCCCATCACGACGCCCGCCCCTTCGGCATGGCTGATATAGGCCAGTTGCTTGGCGAGCATGTTGCCCGCATCGAGGTTCGGCACAACCAGAACCTCCGCCCGGCCCGCCACCTGCGAGGTGATGCCCTTGGTGCGCGCCGCCGTCAGATCGATCGCGTTGTCCATCGCCAGCGGCCCGTCGACCATGCCGCCCCGGATCTGGCCGCGCTCGGCCATCTTCGACAAGAGCGCGGCATCGAGCGAGGAGGGAATATCGGGATTCACCGTCTCGACCGCCGACAGCACGCCCACTTTCGGCACCTCGATCCCGATCGAAATCGCAAGGTCGATGGCATTCTGCACGATATCGACCTTGGTGCGCAGATCGGGGGCGATGTTGATCGCGGCATCGGTCACCATCAGCGGATGCGGCACCCCCGGCACATCCATCACGAAGACATGGGTGAAGCGCCGTCCGGCGCGCAGCCCGTTCTCCTTGCGAAGCGCCGCCCTCAGCAGCACATCGGTGTGCAGATGCCCCTTCATCAGCGCCGCCGCCCGGCCGCCCGCCACCAGATCGACCGCAAGATGGGCAGCCGTCACGGGATCGGCCGCCTCGACGATCTCGATCCCGTCAAGCGAGGCGCCGATTTCGGCCGCCGCCGCCGAGATTTTCGCCGGATCGCCGACGAGGATCGGCGCGATGATCGTGTGACGCGCGCCCAGAAGCGCCCCGCCCAGCGCGCGCGGCTCCTCGGGGCAGACCACCGCCGTCGGCAGCGGCGCCAGCGGTTCGGCCCGTTCGATCAGCGCGTCGAAATGCCGGTGGCGCTGGATCACCAGTCCCGGGATTTCCAGATCGTTGAACACGAGCTTCTTCGGCGGGGCCTTGACCTCGGCCTCGCCGTCCAGCACCAGCGCCCCATCCGAACAGCGCTCGACCCGGGTCTCGAGCACGATCCGGTTCGGCGGACGCTTCTCGACGACTGTCACCCGGGTCAGAAGCTCGTCCCCGGCCTGGGCACGCTCGTGAAAGACAAGACTCTGGCTGCGATAGAGCGTTCCGGGACCGGGCAGCAGGTTGCCAAGAACCGCCGAGATCAGGGACGCCTCCCATATCGCGGGCGCGAGCGCTTCGTCCACGCCGTCGCCGTCGCCATCGAACTGCGCCAGATGCATCGGGTTGTAATTGCCCGAGGCGCTGGCGAAGATATAGAAATCGTCTTCGGAGCAGACCCGGACGATTTCGGCACTGTCGCCCACCGAGATTTCGTCGAAGGTGCGGTTTTCGGTGATCTTCATTCGGCAGTCTTTCCTTCTGAAACGGTCTTCGGCGGCTCCCCGGGCCGGCCTCGGGCGCCGGCGGGCTCGATGGCTCCGGCCCCGTTGGAAAAGGCCCCATGCGCGGCCAGCGGGTCCTCGACGACATCCTCGGCAAGCGGCGGCAGTTCCAGAAGCGCGCGGAACCGCTGCAGCAACTCCAGCGTATGCGGGGCCATCTCCGCGATCGGCCCCGGCACATATTGCACGACGCGCGCGGCAAGCTCGCGTTCCTGCGGATCGCGCAGAAGACAGGGCAGTGTCTCGATCGCGCCCTCGGGGTCATAGGTCGCGATCAGGGTCTGCTCATGCAGGATCCGGGCGCGGCACTCCGCCGTCAGCGAGGCGAAAGGCTCGTCCTTGTTGAGCACCCGCGCCGAGCGTTCCAGCCGGTCGCGCCGGACCGAACCGCGGCTTTCGGCCAGCAGGATCAGCATCCGGATCACCGCCTCGACGAAGCCGCCCTGCTCGACATGCGACAGTACCGTCTGCACGATCGGCATCGCGCGCAATTCGGCGGTCGATTTCCGGGGCCGCCGCACTGTCTCGGGGGCGCCGAAGGCCCGGGCCCAGGGCGAATTCCACATCGCGAAGAAGCTCATCTCGACCCAAGCATCCCGCATGTCACGCCCGAAGTCGATCCACTGTTCCGTCATGTCAGCGGCAAAGCGCTCGGCCCAGAGGAACGGATTGTCGATCGCCGCCGGATGCCGCTCCTCGCGCAGCCGCCCGGCGGCGGCGGTGACCGGCGCGAGAAAGGGATTGACCGAGGACATAGCCGTCCGTTGCACCCGCAAGGGATGCAGCCGCCGCGTCGTCTCGGCGGCCTCCGGGTTGACCGAGGCCCGGACCAGGGGCCGGACAGCGGTATCGTAGAATTCGGATTGCATGTTGCTCATCCGCG is part of the Rhodovulum sp. MB263 genome and encodes:
- a CDS encoding rcc01693 family protein gives rise to the protein MGFDWGALMRAGIRGLGLRPSEFWGLTPAELMLMLGADGGPAPMSRVRLEELARAFPDKTRGEG
- a CDS encoding gene transfer agent family protein — protein: MPNPHAGEVALMVDGERQVLKLTLGALAELEAALGADTLLALIERYEEGHFATRDVIALLLAGLRGGGWQGTTSDLAEADIGGGPIAAAQAAAQLLARAFTLPEAKHDGL
- a CDS encoding phage major tail protein, TP901-1 family, producing the protein MTAQNGKDLLIKVDLSGSGDFSTFAGLRASRISFNAEPVDVTSLESQGGWRELLAGAGVKTATISGSGVFKDAETDARARQVFFDGLTPLFQLVIPDFGVVEGRFQVSSLEYAGSHNGEATYEMTLASAGVLSFTAM
- a CDS encoding DUF3168 domain-containing protein, which gives rise to MSYGMAAALQAAIFERISGHAAITAIVGDAIFDAMPAGRLPPIYVSLGPEEVRDASDKGADGALHRVTISVVSEESGFARAKAAAGAISDALSAAPLALARGRVVGLWFDRARARRVGAKDQRRIDLRFSVRVEDD
- a CDS encoding head-tail adaptor protein; this translates as MSRIPMLNRQLVLEVPVPVADGAGGFSETWVPRGMLWAEMSPRMAGERGGEELALSRVLYRVVVRGAPPGAPSRPAAGQRFREGARVFHIHAVTEHDARGLYLACYAEEEIAA
- a CDS encoding phage major capsid protein; translation: MTETEVKTGRGRGPAMEIREALEDFIKDFSSFQSEIKSRLKQQEERLTMFDRKSQVTAGRPVLSRSAEIEVPHKKAFGAYLRTGDDDALRGIEVEAKAMSTAVAGDGGYLIDPETASSIQSVLTSTASIRSISQVVTVEASSYDVLVDHSDTGSGWSSETGSQVETSTPQIERVTIPLHELSAMPKISQRLLDDSAFDIEGWLAGRIADKFARAEAAAFISGDGIDKPRGFLDHPKVAEASWSWGSLGYVATGADGDFDVAAPSDAILDLVYSLGAVYRANATFVMNSKTAGAVRKMKDADGRFLWSDGLAAAEPARLLGYPVLIAEDMPDIAADATAIAFGDFQAGYAVAERPDLRVLRDPFSAKPHVLFYATKRVGGDVSDFAAIKVLKFSVS
- a CDS encoding HK97 family phage prohead protease; the encoded protein is MKEYDVGSALEHKFCKNDALPLALKEGAVIEGYASVFGATDFGGDIVQSGAYGASLQQMAAEGRRVKMLWQHDPSEPIGVWDEVREDARGLYVKGRILTDVTRGREAAALVAAGAIDGLSIGYRTRRASKDASGHRLLAELELWEVSLVTFPMLADARVGTKTEESAEALLRDLADAFAGARHVLAEG
- a CDS encoding phage portal protein, encoding MKFNLFRRATETLPETKASATGPVIAWAGAGRAAWTPRDTGSLIRAGFNANPVGFRAVKLIAESAAALPLICQDEDRRYETHPVMELLRRPNPAQGRAELMEALYGQLLLSGNGYLEAVGGETGLPFELHVLRSDRMRLVPGTDGWPVAYDYMVGARKHRFDMTGPVPPICHIKNFHPQDDHYGLSPMQAAATAVDVHNAASRWSKALLDNAARPSGAIIYNGSDGQSMLSEEQYARLQDEMLSYHQGAANAGRPMLLEGGLDWKPMGFSPSDMEFQKTKEAAAREIATAFGVPPMLLGIPGEATYANYQEANRAFYRLTVVPLVAKVTGALAEFLAHFGSSAVSLKPDLDQVPALAAERDTQWKRISEAEFLTEDEKRALLGLPRRPEGGRG
- a CDS encoding DNA-packaging protein encodes the protein MKSGADWIACAPPETQTAFLEGMDEAVLLALPYLFEFWALPHQLAPEGDWRSWVIMGGRGSGKTRAGSEWIRAQVEGARPLDEGRARRVALVGETIDEAREVMVFGESGILACSPPDRRPNWEATRRRLVWPNGAVAQVFSAHDPDSLRGPQFDAAWSDELAKWKRAEETWDMLQFGLRLGEAPQQCVTTTPRNVPVLKSILSNPKTVVTHAPTEANRANLAASFLEAVRTRYSGTRLGRQELDGILLEEAESALWTLARLEALRVDEAPELDRIVVAVDPPVSSHAGSDECGIVVAGVRMQGPPQSWSAYVLEDASVAGAAPTVWAKIALEAMERHSADRLVAEVNQGGDLVETMIRQLDAMVPFRAVRATRSKIVRAEPVAALYEQGRVRHLRGLQLLEEQMCHMTSHGYEGRGSPDRVDALVWAINDLMIAPAAQWRRPRVRGL
- a CDS encoding 3-oxoacid CoA-transferase subunit B is translated as MDAKEVIARRVAQEVREGMLVNLGIGLPSMVANFVPDDMHVFFQAENGVIGLGQRPPDGMEDRDLTDAGGGFVTAVPGAASIDSAMSFGLIRGGHLDMTVLGGLQVDEKGHLANWMVPGKMVPGMGGAMDLVTGARRVIVAMVHSAKGVPKIVPECTLPLTATRRVSLVVTEMAVIEPGDAGLVLRERGPGVTVDDILAATSAALIVPEDVAEMALD
- a CDS encoding CoA transferase subunit A codes for the protein MKRALKPAEAAEMIPEGAVLLIGGFMGVGAPHRLIDALVVRGVGGFTVIANDTARPGQDIGKLIDARLVAKCIVSHIGLNPETQRQMIASDLEVELVPQGTLVERIRAGGVGLGGVLTETGLGTVVAEGKQTVEVDGRTYLLEKPIRGDFALIGARQCDYVGNLEYTLTAHNFNPVMAMAADTVIAEPHHVMPVGMIPPDAVKTPGVLVDHILERLV
- a CDS encoding acetate/propionate family kinase — translated: MSHVLTLNAGSSSLKFGFFRLNGAADDPDPRIVGSIERIGPGERARLKAKRQDGVVLVDREFGRNHVPDHETALARAVEFLKEQRPQAELDAVGHRVVHGGPDYDMPVELTGEVMTRLAQFEPLAPLHQPHNLAGVRAALKLFPEAMQLACFDTAFHRNHPWVNDTFAIPRKYYEQGVRRYGFHGLSYQYISETLRETAPHLHMGRTVVAHLGNGASMCGLMGGQSRASTMGFSALDGLPMGSRCGQLDPGVLLYMLRNEGMTPAEIEDELYRKSGLLGLSGLSNDMRTLEAAGTEEARQAIDYFVFRIRRELGGLVAALGGISTMVFCGGIGENSSLIRDKVCAGMGWIGMELDEGRNMRNERIISTDFSRVRILVIPTDEEIVIARAARDMLARRAEAAA